In a genomic window of Streptomyces sp. NBC_01231:
- the gcvP gene encoding aminomethyl-transferring glycine dehydrogenase codes for MTAHRSPLSELEQGIPFEQRHIGPDQEARAKMLAQVGYGSLDELTAAAVPDVIKNADALDLPGARTEAEALAELRSLADRNQVLDSMVGLGYYGTFTPPVILRNVMENPAWYTAYTPYQPEISQGRLEALLNFQTMVAELTGLPTSGASLLDEGTAAAEALALSRRMGKNKKGLFLVDADTLPQTVAVIRTRAEPTGVEVVVADLGDGIPAEIAGREINGVLIQYPGASGAVRDIEPLVEQAHELGALVTVAADLLALTLLKSPGELGADIAVGTTQRFGVPMGFGGPHAGYMAVREKFARSLPGRLVGVSVDADGNKAYRLALQTREQHIRREKATSNICTAQVLLAVMAGMYAVYHGPEGLKGIARRTHRYARILAAGLTAGGVEVVHGSYFDTLTARVPSRAAEVVAAARENGVNLWLVDADLVSIACDETTARAQLAAVWAAFGVEGDIEALDAATEDSLPAALLRTDDYLTHPVFHQYRSETAMLRYLRRLADRDYALDRGMIPLGSCTMKLNATTEMEPVTWSEFGQLHPFAPAEQAEGYLVLIRELEERLAEVTGYDKVSLQPNAGSQGELAGLLAVRGYHRANGDEQRTVCLIPSSAHGTNAASAVMAGMKVVVVKTAEDGEIDVEDLRAKIEQYRDELAVLMITYPSTHGVFEEHVADICAQVHEAGGQVYVDGANLNALVGLAKPGHFGGDVSHLNLHKTFCIPHGGGGPGVGPVGVRAHLAPYLPNHPLQPAAGPETGVGPISAAPWGSAGILPISWAYVRLMGGEGLKRATQVAVLSANYIAKRLEPHFPVLYTGPAGLVAHECIIDLRPLTKATGVSVDDVAKRLIDYGFHAPTMSFPVAGTLMIEPTESEDLIELDRFCEAMIAIRAEIEKVGSGEWPADDNPLRNAPHTAGTLGGEWEHAYAREEAVFPAGVSVADKYWPPVRRIDQAFGDRNLVCSCPPLDAYED; via the coding sequence ATGACCGCCCACCGCAGTCCGCTCTCCGAGCTGGAGCAGGGAATTCCGTTCGAACAGCGCCACATCGGGCCTGACCAGGAAGCGCGGGCGAAGATGCTCGCCCAGGTCGGGTACGGCTCGCTGGACGAGCTCACCGCCGCCGCCGTGCCAGACGTGATCAAGAACGCCGACGCGCTCGATCTGCCCGGTGCGCGTACCGAGGCCGAGGCGCTGGCCGAGCTGCGTTCGCTGGCCGACCGGAACCAGGTTCTCGACTCCATGGTCGGCCTCGGGTACTACGGGACCTTCACGCCGCCCGTCATCCTGCGCAACGTGATGGAGAATCCGGCCTGGTACACGGCCTACACGCCCTACCAGCCCGAGATCTCCCAGGGGCGCCTGGAGGCGCTGCTGAACTTCCAGACCATGGTCGCCGAGCTCACCGGGCTGCCGACCTCCGGTGCCTCGCTGCTCGACGAGGGCACCGCGGCGGCCGAGGCGCTGGCGCTGTCGCGGCGCATGGGCAAGAACAAGAAGGGTCTCTTCCTGGTCGACGCGGACACGCTGCCGCAGACCGTCGCCGTGATCCGGACGCGGGCCGAGCCGACCGGCGTCGAGGTCGTCGTCGCCGACCTCGGTGACGGCATTCCGGCCGAGATCGCCGGGCGTGAGATCAACGGCGTGCTGATCCAGTACCCGGGCGCCTCCGGTGCCGTACGCGACATCGAGCCGCTCGTCGAGCAGGCCCACGAACTCGGTGCGCTCGTGACGGTCGCCGCCGATCTGCTGGCGCTGACGCTGCTGAAGTCCCCGGGGGAGCTCGGTGCGGACATCGCCGTCGGGACGACCCAGCGGTTCGGTGTGCCGATGGGCTTCGGCGGGCCGCACGCCGGATACATGGCGGTGCGAGAGAAGTTCGCGCGCAGCCTGCCCGGGCGGCTCGTGGGAGTGTCCGTCGATGCCGACGGGAACAAGGCCTACCGGCTCGCCCTGCAGACGCGGGAGCAGCACATCCGGCGCGAGAAGGCGACCAGCAACATCTGCACCGCGCAGGTGCTGCTCGCCGTGATGGCCGGCATGTACGCCGTCTACCACGGGCCCGAGGGCCTCAAGGGCATCGCGCGGCGCACCCACCGATACGCCAGGATCCTCGCCGCGGGGCTCACGGCCGGCGGGGTCGAGGTGGTGCACGGCTCCTACTTCGACACGCTGACCGCCCGGGTGCCCTCACGGGCCGCCGAGGTCGTCGCGGCCGCGCGCGAGAACGGCGTCAACCTGTGGCTCGTGGACGCCGACCTGGTGTCGATCGCGTGCGACGAGACCACCGCGCGGGCCCAACTGGCCGCCGTGTGGGCCGCGTTCGGGGTCGAAGGCGACATCGAGGCGCTGGACGCGGCCACCGAGGACTCCCTTCCGGCCGCGCTGCTGCGCACCGACGACTACCTCACTCACCCGGTCTTCCACCAGTACCGCTCCGAGACCGCGATGCTTCGCTACCTGCGTCGGCTGGCCGACCGGGACTACGCGCTCGACCGCGGCATGATCCCGCTGGGCTCCTGCACCATGAAGCTCAACGCGACCACCGAGATGGAGCCGGTCACCTGGTCCGAGTTCGGTCAGCTGCACCCCTTCGCGCCCGCCGAGCAGGCCGAGGGCTACCTCGTGCTCATCCGCGAGCTGGAGGAGCGTCTCGCCGAGGTCACCGGGTACGACAAGGTGTCGCTGCAGCCCAACGCCGGTTCGCAGGGCGAGTTGGCGGGACTGCTCGCCGTACGCGGATATCACCGGGCCAATGGTGACGAGCAGCGGACCGTGTGTCTGATCCCGTCGTCGGCGCACGGCACCAACGCCGCCAGTGCCGTGATGGCCGGGATGAAGGTCGTCGTGGTGAAGACCGCCGAGGACGGCGAGATCGACGTCGAGGACCTGCGGGCGAAGATCGAGCAGTACCGCGACGAGCTGGCGGTGCTGATGATCACGTACCCCTCCACGCATGGTGTGTTCGAGGAGCATGTCGCGGACATCTGCGCGCAGGTGCACGAGGCCGGCGGTCAGGTGTATGTCGACGGTGCCAACCTCAACGCCCTGGTGGGGCTGGCCAAGCCGGGGCACTTCGGCGGGGACGTCTCACACCTGAACCTGCACAAGACCTTCTGCATCCCGCACGGCGGCGGCGGTCCGGGCGTCGGCCCGGTGGGGGTGCGGGCGCACCTGGCGCCGTATCTGCCGAACCACCCGCTACAGCCCGCGGCCGGGCCGGAGACCGGTGTCGGGCCGATCTCGGCCGCTCCCTGGGGATCCGCCGGGATCCTGCCCATCTCATGGGCGTATGTGCGGCTCATGGGCGGTGAAGGACTCAAGCGGGCCACACAGGTGGCGGTGCTCTCCGCGAACTACATCGCCAAGCGGCTGGAACCGCACTTCCCGGTGCTCTACACCGGCCCGGCCGGGCTGGTCGCGCACGAGTGCATCATCGACCTGCGGCCCCTCACCAAGGCGACCGGTGTGAGCGTCGACGACGTCGCCAAGCGGCTCATCGACTACGGGTTCCACGCGCCGACGATGTCGTTCCCGGTGGCGGGGACGCTGATGATCGAGCCGACCGAGTCCGAGGACCTGATCGAACTCGACCGGTTCTGCGAGGCGATGATCGCCATTCGTGCGGAGATCGAGAAGGTCGGCTCGGGTGAGTGGCCCGCGGACGACAACCCGCTGCGGAACGCGCCGCACACCGCTGGCACGCTCGGCGGGGAGTGGGAACACGCGTACGCACGTGAGGAGGCCGTCTTCCCGGCCGGTGTGTCGGTGGCGGACAAGTACTGGCCGCCGGTGCGCCGCATCGACCAGGCCTTCGGCGACCGGAACCTGGTCTGCTCCTGCCCGCCGCTGGACGCGTACGAGGACTGA
- a CDS encoding PRC-barrel domain-containing protein, which translates to MQTDIDPRNLIGRKAFDRRGTKIGTIDEIYLDDATGVPEWAAIRTGLFSRDAFVPLEPSELIEGTLRVPFDRALIKDAPDFGVGRHLSPEQELQLYHHYGLDLSAPPPLPDHDFGKLANTDES; encoded by the coding sequence GTGCAGACCGACATCGATCCGCGCAACCTGATCGGCCGCAAGGCGTTCGACCGCAGGGGCACCAAGATCGGCACGATCGACGAGATCTACCTCGACGACGCGACCGGCGTACCGGAGTGGGCGGCCATACGCACGGGTCTGTTCAGCAGGGACGCCTTCGTCCCCCTGGAGCCCAGCGAACTGATCGAGGGCACCCTGCGCGTCCCCTTCGACCGGGCCCTGATCAAGGATGCCCCCGACTTCGGCGTGGGTCGCCACCTCTCCCCCGAACAGGAACTCCAGCTCTACCACCACTACGGTCTCGACCTGTCCGCCCCTCCGCCCCTCCCGGACCACGACTTCGGCAAGCTGGCAAACACGGACGAGTCCTGA
- a CDS encoding ABC transporter ATP-binding protein: MTDATAAAPVLEDVREPGLDSRLVVERGTFRLDVTLTAAPGDVVALLGPNGAGKTTALRALAGLVPLTGGHLRLDGAAMDRTPPESRPVGVVFQDYLLFPHLSALDNVAFGPRCQGATKAEARAEAAEWLDRMGLAEHAAAKPRKLSGGQAQRVAVARALATHPRLLLLDEPLAALDARTRLEVRAQLRRHLAEFEAVAVLVTHDPLDAMVLADRLVVVEHGQVVQEGTPADIARHPRTDYIAQLVGLNLYKGQAEGHTVRLEAGSALSTTEDLAGPVFVAFPPSAVTLYRDKPTGSSARNLWRCEVAGLETHGDQIRADLTGELPLTADLTTVAAAELDLHPGASVWATVKATQTHAYPA, from the coding sequence ATGACCGACGCCACCGCAGCCGCCCCCGTCTTGGAGGACGTACGCGAGCCGGGCCTCGACTCCCGTCTCGTCGTCGAACGCGGAACGTTCCGACTGGACGTCACCCTCACCGCGGCCCCCGGTGACGTCGTCGCCCTGCTCGGTCCGAACGGCGCCGGCAAGACCACCGCCCTGCGTGCCCTCGCCGGTCTCGTCCCGCTCACGGGCGGCCATCTGCGCCTCGACGGTGCCGCGATGGACCGTACGCCGCCCGAGTCCCGCCCGGTCGGCGTGGTCTTCCAGGACTACCTGCTCTTCCCGCACCTGTCCGCCCTCGACAACGTGGCCTTCGGTCCGCGCTGTCAGGGCGCCACCAAAGCGGAGGCCCGTGCGGAGGCCGCCGAGTGGCTGGACCGCATGGGCCTCGCCGAACACGCCGCCGCCAAGCCCCGCAAGCTCTCCGGCGGTCAGGCCCAGCGTGTCGCCGTCGCCCGCGCCCTGGCCACCCACCCCCGCCTGCTCCTCCTCGACGAGCCCCTCGCCGCCCTGGACGCCCGCACCCGCCTGGAGGTTCGCGCCCAACTCCGCCGTCACCTGGCCGAGTTCGAGGCCGTCGCCGTACTGGTCACCCACGACCCGCTGGACGCCATGGTGCTCGCCGACCGACTCGTCGTCGTCGAGCACGGCCAAGTCGTCCAGGAAGGCACTCCCGCCGACATCGCCCGCCATCCCCGTACGGACTACATCGCGCAGCTGGTCGGCCTGAACCTCTACAAGGGGCAGGCCGAAGGCCACACGGTCCGTCTCGAAGCCGGCTCTGCCCTCAGCACCACCGAAGACCTCGCGGGCCCGGTGTTCGTCGCGTTCCCACCGAGCGCCGTCACCCTCTACCGGGACAAGCCCACAGGCTCCAGCGCCCGCAATCTCTGGCGCTGCGAAGTGGCGGGCCTGGAGACCCACGGCGACCAGATCCGCGCGGACCTCACCGGTGAACTCCCCCTCACCGCCGACCTCACCACGGTTGCCGCGGCCGAACTCGACCTGCACCCCGGGGCATCGGTCTGGGCGACCGTCAAGGCAACGCAAACACACGCATACCCGGCATAA
- a CDS encoding MerR family transcriptional regulator — MRSSGDGTAGGAPGRSLGASGPYPLHSNAADHAPQRPTAAPSSGGTTSMASEQIGYRGPTACAAAGITYRQLDYWARTGLVEPSVRPAYGSGTQRLYSFRDVVILKIVKRFLDTGVSLQNIRTAVQHLRQRGFRDLERMTLMSDGATVYECTTPDEVHALLQGGQGVFGIAVGVVWRDVESALSQLHGERVDTGETLVGHNPADELARRRNRAV; from the coding sequence GTGAGAAGCAGCGGCGACGGTACGGCTGGGGGTGCCCCCGGACGGAGTCTCGGGGCGAGCGGTCCGTACCCGCTTCACAGCAACGCGGCCGATCACGCTCCGCAGCGACCGACGGCCGCGCCGAGCAGCGGAGGGACGACGTCCATGGCGTCCGAGCAGATCGGCTACCGCGGTCCGACGGCCTGCGCGGCCGCCGGTATCACCTACCGCCAACTGGACTACTGGGCCCGCACGGGCCTCGTGGAGCCGAGCGTGCGACCCGCCTACGGCTCCGGGACGCAGCGTCTCTACAGCTTCCGGGACGTCGTCATCCTGAAGATCGTCAAGCGCTTCCTGGACACCGGTGTGTCGCTGCAGAACATCCGCACGGCGGTCCAGCACCTGCGGCAGCGTGGATTCCGGGACCTGGAGCGCATGACGCTGATGAGCGACGGCGCCACCGTCTACGAGTGCACCACGCCCGACGAGGTTCACGCACTGCTCCAGGGCGGCCAGGGTGTCTTCGGGATCGCTGTCGGTGTGGTGTGGCGGGACGTGGAGAGTGCCCTCTCACAACTGCACGGCGAGCGGGTGGACACCGGAGAGACGCTCGTCGGGCACAACCCCGCGGACGAGCTGGCGCGGCGCCGCAACCGGGCGGTCTGA
- a CDS encoding DUF881 domain-containing protein, which produces MSNQDETPDNRLGKELPEEAPAGGAPEAAGADAQGSPRLTGRQRLAKGLWPPRVTRAQLIVAVLLFGLGFGLAVQVASNSDSDSALRGARQEDLVRILDELDDRTQRLEDEKQGLENQRDELENSSDQAEEARKQTIEKERQLGILAGTVAAQGPGITMTIDDTKGTVEADMLLDAIQELRAAGAEAIQVNGVRVVAGTYLTNSGKGVSVDGNKINTPYRFKVIGKPQDLEPALNIPGGVVQTLEKEQATATVERSDKIVVDALRAAKRPDYARSSSQ; this is translated from the coding sequence ATGAGCAATCAGGACGAGACCCCCGACAACAGGCTGGGCAAGGAACTCCCCGAGGAAGCGCCCGCAGGGGGCGCGCCGGAGGCGGCCGGGGCCGACGCTCAAGGGTCGCCACGGCTGACCGGGCGCCAGCGGCTGGCGAAGGGACTGTGGCCACCGCGCGTCACCCGGGCCCAACTGATCGTGGCCGTGCTGCTGTTCGGGCTGGGCTTCGGCCTGGCCGTGCAGGTCGCGTCGAACAGTGACAGTGACAGTGCGCTGCGGGGCGCGCGCCAGGAAGATCTTGTGCGCATCCTTGATGAACTGGACGACCGTACTCAGCGTCTTGAAGACGAGAAGCAGGGCCTCGAGAACCAGCGTGACGAGCTGGAGAACAGCTCGGACCAGGCCGAGGAAGCCCGCAAGCAGACGATCGAGAAGGAGAGGCAGCTCGGGATCCTCGCGGGCACGGTGGCCGCGCAGGGGCCCGGCATCACGATGACCATCGACGACACGAAGGGAACGGTCGAGGCGGACATGCTGCTCGACGCGATCCAGGAGCTGCGCGCGGCCGGCGCGGAGGCGATCCAGGTGAACGGCGTGCGAGTCGTCGCGGGGACCTATCTGACGAATTCCGGCAAGGGCGTGAGCGTCGACGGGAACAAGATCAACACTCCTTATCGTTTCAAGGTCATCGGCAAGCCGCAGGACCTCGAACCGGCGCTCAACATCCCTGGAGGCGTGGTGCAGACTCTTGAGAAGGAGCAGGCCACCGCGACCGTCGAGCGGTCGGACAAGATCGTCGTGGACGCCTTGCGAGCGGCCAAGCGGCCTGACTACGCTCGGTCGTCCTCGCAGTGA
- the modB gene encoding molybdate ABC transporter permease subunit: MPLLLPALAGLAFLLLPLVALLVRAPWRSLPEQLTSVEVWQALRLSLVCATAATALSLVIGVPLAWLLARTDFPGRGLVRALVTLPLVLPPVVGGVALLLALGRNGVVGQWLDSWFGVTLPFTTTGVVLAETFVAMPFLVISVEGTLRAADPRYEEAATTLGASRFTAFRRVTLPLIAPGIAAGSVLAWARALGEFGATITFAGNFPGRTQTMPLAVYLALQNDPAAAIALSLVLLAVSVAVLAGLRDRWMTTS, encoded by the coding sequence CTGCCTCTCCTCCTCCCCGCCCTGGCGGGTCTGGCGTTCCTGCTCCTCCCCCTGGTCGCCCTGCTGGTACGTGCCCCGTGGCGCAGCCTCCCCGAGCAGCTGACCAGCGTCGAGGTGTGGCAGGCCCTGCGCCTGTCACTGGTGTGTGCCACGGCGGCGACCGCGCTGAGCCTGGTCATCGGCGTCCCGTTGGCCTGGCTGCTGGCCCGCACCGACTTCCCCGGACGTGGTCTGGTCCGTGCCCTGGTCACCCTGCCCCTCGTGCTGCCCCCGGTGGTCGGCGGTGTGGCCCTGCTGCTCGCCCTCGGCCGCAACGGAGTCGTGGGCCAGTGGCTGGACTCCTGGTTCGGCGTCACGCTCCCGTTCACCACGACGGGCGTCGTCCTCGCCGAGACGTTCGTGGCGATGCCGTTCCTCGTCATCAGCGTCGAGGGCACCCTGCGCGCCGCCGACCCACGCTACGAGGAGGCGGCCACCACCCTCGGCGCCTCCCGCTTCACCGCGTTCCGCCGGGTCACACTCCCGCTGATCGCGCCCGGCATCGCGGCGGGCTCGGTCCTGGCCTGGGCGCGGGCGCTGGGCGAGTTCGGGGCGACGATCACCTTCGCCGGCAACTTCCCTGGCCGTACCCAGACCATGCCGCTGGCGGTCTATCTGGCCCTGCAGAACGACCCGGCGGCCGCGATCGCCCTCAGCCTGGTCCTGCTGGCCGTCTCCGTCGCCGTACTGGCGGGCCTGCGAGACCGCTGGATGACCACCTCCTGA
- a CDS encoding bifunctional nuclease family protein yields the protein MNELDVVGVRVEMPSNQPIVLLREVGGDRYLPIWIGPGEATAIAFAQQGMAPARPLTHDLFKDVLEAVGQELTEVRITDLREGVFYAELVFASGVEVSARPSDAIALALRTGTPIYGSDGVLDDAGIAIPDEQEDEVEKFREFLDQISPEDFGTSSQ from the coding sequence GTGAACGAGCTCGATGTCGTAGGTGTCCGGGTGGAAATGCCCTCCAACCAACCGATCGTGCTCCTGCGCGAAGTGGGAGGCGACCGCTACCTCCCCATCTGGATCGGGCCTGGGGAGGCAACGGCGATCGCCTTCGCGCAGCAGGGCATGGCCCCCGCTCGACCGCTGACCCACGACCTGTTCAAGGACGTGCTGGAGGCCGTTGGCCAGGAGCTCACCGAGGTGCGCATCACGGACCTGCGTGAGGGCGTCTTCTACGCGGAGCTGGTGTTCGCCAGCGGAGTCGAGGTGAGCGCCCGGCCGTCCGACGCCATAGCGTTGGCCCTACGCACCGGAACGCCGATCTACGGCAGCGACGGAGTGCTCGACGACGCGGGGATCGCCATTCCCGACGAGCAGGAGGACGAGGTGGAGAAGTTCCGCGAGTTCCTCGACCAGATCTCGCCCGAGGACTTCGGCACCAGCAGCCAGTGA
- a CDS encoding DNA polymerase IV, whose protein sequence is MRTVPTILHLDMDAFFASAEQASKPSLRGKAVVVGGLGPRGVVATASYEARVFGVHSALPMAQARRLAPNAAYLVPRFTFYRSISEQVMELLRALSPLVEPLSLDEAFVDLEAGGAAWDAESARLAGVKLRADIRAVTGLTGSVGLAASKMLAKIASEQAKPDGLVLIEPGTERGLLGPMSVRTLPGVGPATGDHLRRAGIHTVEEIAEAGEDELVRLLGRSHGQSLYAMALALDERPVVAERETKSVSVEDTYDVDIHDRVRVGMEVQRLANRCVRRLREAGLSGRTIVLKVRRYDFSTLTRSETLRGPTDDPGVVREAAARLLDSVDTTGGVRLLGVGVSGLADYTQEDLFAQAAGERMDSGAVEEADDAPVAEPKAPVERRWPSGHDVRHTEYGHGWVQGSGLGRVTVRFETPDSGPGRVRTFRMEDPELELAEPLPLVRVRSEAG, encoded by the coding sequence GTGAGAACCGTGCCCACGATCCTGCATCTCGACATGGATGCCTTCTTCGCCTCGGCGGAGCAGGCGTCCAAGCCGAGTCTGCGGGGAAAGGCCGTCGTGGTGGGTGGGTTGGGGCCGCGTGGAGTGGTGGCCACGGCGTCGTACGAGGCACGGGTCTTCGGGGTGCACTCGGCGCTCCCCATGGCCCAGGCGAGGCGGCTCGCGCCGAACGCCGCGTATCTCGTGCCGCGCTTCACGTTCTACCGGTCGATCAGCGAACAGGTGATGGAGCTGTTGAGGGCGCTGTCGCCGCTGGTGGAGCCGCTGAGCCTGGATGAGGCGTTCGTGGATCTGGAGGCCGGGGGAGCGGCCTGGGACGCTGAGTCGGCGCGGCTGGCCGGGGTGAAGCTGCGGGCGGACATACGGGCGGTGACCGGACTGACGGGGTCGGTGGGGCTCGCCGCCTCCAAGATGCTGGCGAAGATCGCCTCTGAACAGGCCAAGCCGGACGGGCTGGTGCTGATCGAGCCGGGGACCGAGCGGGGGCTGCTGGGGCCGATGTCGGTACGGACGCTGCCAGGGGTGGGGCCTGCGACGGGGGACCACCTGCGGCGGGCGGGGATCCACACCGTCGAGGAGATCGCCGAGGCGGGTGAGGACGAGCTCGTACGGCTGCTGGGCAGGTCGCATGGACAGTCGCTGTACGCGATGGCGCTGGCGCTCGACGAGCGGCCCGTGGTGGCGGAGCGGGAGACGAAGTCGGTGTCGGTGGAGGACACGTACGACGTCGACATCCATGATCGTGTTCGGGTGGGGATGGAAGTGCAGCGGCTGGCGAACCGGTGTGTGCGGAGGCTGCGGGAGGCGGGGCTGTCCGGCCGGACCATCGTGTTGAAGGTGCGACGGTACGACTTCTCCACGTTGACCCGGTCCGAGACCTTGCGAGGGCCCACGGACGATCCGGGGGTGGTGCGGGAGGCGGCCGCGCGGTTGCTGGACTCCGTGGACACGACCGGGGGTGTGCGGTTGCTGGGGGTGGGAGTCAGCGGACTGGCCGACTACACGCAGGAGGACCTGTTCGCACAGGCGGCGGGGGAGCGGATGGACTCCGGCGCGGTCGAGGAAGCCGATGACGCGCCCGTAGCGGAGCCGAAGGCTCCGGTCGAGCGGCGGTGGCCCTCGGGACACGATGTGCGGCACACCGAGTACGGGCATGGGTGGGTGCAGGGAAGCGGGCTCGGGCGGGTGACCGTGCGGTTCGAGACGCCCGACTCGGGGCCGGGGCGGGTGCGGACGTTCCGGATGGAGGACCCCGAACTGGAACTGGCGGAGCCGCTGCCCCTGGTGCGGGTGCGTTCTGAGGCCGGGTAA
- a CDS encoding TOBE domain-containing protein — MSLSIRNQLSGIVTASTPGEVMATVKVRLTGGQNLTAAITLEAAEDLGLAAGTAVRALVKSTEVSLATAPVDGLSIRNQLPGTISDIATGGAMAAVRIGIEGADLTAVITMDAVTELGLTTGIPVVALIKSTEVSLATA; from the coding sequence ATGAGCCTGAGCATCCGCAACCAGCTCTCCGGCATCGTCACCGCCAGCACGCCGGGAGAGGTGATGGCTACGGTCAAGGTCCGCCTCACCGGCGGCCAGAACCTCACCGCCGCGATCACCCTGGAGGCCGCCGAGGACCTGGGCCTCGCCGCGGGAACAGCCGTACGCGCCCTGGTGAAGTCGACCGAGGTGTCCCTCGCCACCGCACCGGTCGACGGCCTGTCCATCCGCAACCAACTGCCCGGCACGATCAGCGACATCGCGACCGGCGGCGCCATGGCCGCCGTCAGGATCGGCATCGAGGGCGCCGACCTGACCGCGGTGATCACCATGGACGCCGTCACGGAACTCGGCCTCACGACCGGCATCCCGGTCGTCGCCCTGATCAAGTCGACCGAGGTCTCCCTGGCAACCGCGTGA
- a CDS encoding MerR family transcriptional regulator, whose protein sequence is MLHTPSGGAGHGTAAADSGLMSIGTVLSVLRDEFPEVTISKIRFLESEGLIEPQRTPSGYRKFTADDVERLGHVLRMQRDHYLPLKVIRDHLDAMERGEAVQLPVLGRQRDGEAVPDVFEGPTAARIGRAELLAAAEIGEEELHEWESYGLIAPSPDGSYDAEAVTVASLVAELGRFGIEPRHLRVMKAAADREAGLVDQVVAPLKRHRNPQTRVHAEARAKELAGLTVKLHAALVQIALGVRLP, encoded by the coding sequence ATGCTTCATACACCGAGCGGCGGTGCCGGGCACGGTACCGCCGCCGCGGACAGTGGGCTGATGAGCATCGGCACCGTGCTGAGCGTGTTGCGCGACGAGTTTCCCGAAGTGACCATCTCCAAGATCCGTTTCCTGGAGTCGGAGGGGCTCATCGAGCCGCAGCGGACACCCTCGGGGTATCGCAAGTTCACTGCCGACGACGTCGAGCGCCTCGGGCACGTCCTGAGGATGCAGCGGGACCACTATCTGCCGCTCAAGGTGATCCGGGACCACCTGGACGCGATGGAGCGCGGTGAGGCCGTACAGCTGCCGGTTCTGGGGCGTCAACGGGACGGCGAGGCCGTCCCTGACGTCTTCGAGGGGCCCACGGCGGCCCGCATCGGACGGGCCGAGCTGCTCGCCGCCGCGGAGATCGGTGAGGAAGAACTGCACGAGTGGGAGTCGTACGGGCTCATCGCTCCGTCGCCGGACGGGTCGTACGACGCCGAGGCCGTCACCGTGGCCTCGCTCGTCGCCGAACTGGGCCGGTTCGGGATCGAGCCGCGGCACCTGCGGGTGATGAAGGCCGCCGCCGACCGCGAGGCCGGTCTGGTGGACCAGGTGGTGGCCCCGCTGAAGCGCCATCGCAACCCGCAGACCAGGGTGCATGCCGAAGCCCGTGCGAAGGAACTGGCAGGACTCACGGTGAAGCTGCACGCGGCGTTGGTGCAGATCGCTCTCGGGGTGCGACTGCCCTGA
- a CDS encoding zinc-ribbon and FHA domain-containing protein — MGGAWWKLSGGYGRCEGVRVDRCVQSGFVLPHGRVCFGQGESPVKLFAKLFGKSAREGSDNATARHRAQPDAEGQRPLYRDQVGGPGGDVPGGQGAPSVDPAQAGGIGFGQPSTSSAGGGFSNDPYASHAPGGQPRQEDPSMSALVCTRCGNRNAENSRFCSNCGAPLRPGATPERPSETTSTISISGLEAYDSEATGQTPMPMLSPEAQAAVDALPLGSALLVVRRGPNSGSRFLLDGDLTTAGRHPQSDIFLDDVTVSRRHVEFRRGPDGSFTVADVGSLNGTYVNRERIDQVALNNGDEVQIGKYRLVFYASQRGY; from the coding sequence ATGGGTGGTGCGTGGTGGAAACTGTCTGGTGGATACGGACGTTGTGAGGGTGTCCGGGTCGACCGGTGTGTTCAATCAGGGTTCGTCCTGCCCCACGGGCGGGTCTGTTTCGGTCAAGGGGAATCGCCCGTGAAGTTGTTTGCGAAGTTGTTCGGCAAGAGCGCGCGAGAGGGCAGCGACAATGCGACTGCCCGCCATCGCGCACAGCCTGACGCGGAGGGCCAGCGCCCGCTGTACCGGGACCAGGTCGGTGGCCCGGGTGGTGACGTTCCCGGAGGTCAGGGCGCGCCGTCTGTTGACCCTGCCCAGGCCGGAGGCATAGGTTTCGGGCAACCGTCAACCTCAAGTGCGGGTGGAGGGTTTTCCAACGACCCGTACGCTTCCCATGCCCCTGGGGGGCAGCCGCGGCAGGAGGATCCGTCCATGTCGGCCCTGGTGTGTACGAGGTGCGGTAACCGCAACGCGGAGAACAGTCGCTTCTGCTCCAACTGCGGTGCGCCGCTGCGGCCCGGTGCGACGCCCGAGCGGCCCTCCGAGACCACGTCCACGATCTCCATCTCGGGGCTTGAGGCCTACGATTCCGAGGCCACCGGCCAGACGCCGATGCCCATGCTCTCCCCGGAGGCACAGGCGGCCGTCGACGCGCTGCCACTCGGCTCCGCGCTGCTGGTGGTGCGACGTGGCCCGAACTCGGGCAGTCGTTTCCTGCTGGACGGCGACCTGACCACGGCCGGCCGGCACCCGCAGAGCGACATCTTCCTGGACGACGTGACGGTCTCTCGTCGGCATGTGGAGTTCCGCCGTGGTCCGGACGGTTCGTTCACGGTGGCCGATGTGGGCAGCCTGAACGGCACGTATGTGAACCGCGAGCGGATCGACCAGGTCGCTCTGAACAACGGTGACGAGGTGCAGATCGGCAAGTACCGGCTGGTCTTCTACGCGAGCCAGCGGGGCTACTGA